The following are encoded together in the Jaculus jaculus isolate mJacJac1 chromosome 3, mJacJac1.mat.Y.cur, whole genome shotgun sequence genome:
- the LOC101602355 gene encoding olfactory receptor 6-like yields the protein MQDMNITLVSEFILVGFPTAPWLQVLLFFLFLVVYLLIIAENLVIMFTVLVTGSLHKPMYYFLSSMSFLEIWYVSVTVPKMLDGFLLQRRRISFAGCMTQLYFFISLACTECVLLAAMAYDRYVAICHPLQYPVIMTTAYCVQLMALSYVSGFMVSVVKVYFISHVAFCGTNVMNHFFCDISPILKLACKDMSTAELVDFALAIVILVFPLITTVLSYVYIVSTILRIPSTQGRKKAFSTCASHLTVVIIYYTAMIFMYVRPRAIASFNSNKLISAVYAVLTPMLNPFIYCLRNQEVKNAIKKTLGGGQGFLLR from the coding sequence ATGCAGGACATGAACATCACTCTGGTCAGTGAGTTCATCCTGGTGGGCTTCCCCACAGCCCCGTGGCTGCAGGTcctgctcttcttcctcttccttgtgGTGTATCTGCTCATTATAGCAGAGAATCTTGTTATCATGTTCACTGTTTTGGTCACTGGCTCCCTCCATAAGCCCATGTACTATTTCCTGAGTAGCATGTCCTTTCTAGAGATCTGGTATGTGTCCGTCACAGTGCCCAAGATGCTGGATGGATTCCTCCTGCAGAGGCGGCGCATCTCCTTCGCAGGCTGCATGACCCAGCTCTACTTCTTTATCTCGCTGGCCTGCACAGAGTGTGTGCTCCTGGCAGCCATGGCCTATGACCGCTACGTGGCCATCTGTCACCCTCTCCAATACCCTGTCATCATGACCACAGCTTACTGCGTGCAGCTCATGGCCCTCTCCTACGTGAGTGGTTTCATGGTTTCTGTTGTGAAAGTCTATTTCATTTCTCATGTCGCTTTCTGTGGCACCAATGTCATGAACCACTTTTTCTGTGACATCTCACCAATCCTCAAGCTGGCATGTAAGGACATGTCCACAGCTGAGTTGGTAGACTTCGCTTTGGCAATTGTCATTCTTGTTTTTCCTCTGATCACCACAGTCCTCTCTTATGTCTACATAGTGTCCACCATTCTGCGTATACCCTCCACCCAGGGGAGGAAGAAGGCCTTCTCCACCTGTGCATCCCACCTCACTGTGGTCATAATTTATTACACTGCCATGATTTTCATGTATGTCCGGCCCAGGGCTATTGCATCCTTTAATTCAAACAAACTAATCTCAGCTGTGTATGCAGTGCTCACGCCCATGCTCAATCCTTTCATCTACTGCCTGAGGAACCAGGAAGTCAAGAACGCAATCAAGAAGACCTTAGGGGgtggccagggcttcctgctcagATAA